A region from the Paraurantiacibacter namhicola genome encodes:
- a CDS encoding tyrosine-type recombinase/integrase, translated as MGEIVGASEVGNLTATAVKAANAPGRYGDGDGLFLLVGKGGAKSWIVRIQKDGRRRDIGLGSASKVPLKLARERAGEVREQIEVGIDPVAERAKAAGIPTFREAARQVHAEHKASWKNAKHKAQWLSTLESYAFPAFGDRLIAHVDAPAVRDALAAIWLEKPETARRLRQRIRTVIDWAVAKGYRDAALAMPVIDKALPKQRAKVRHHKAVPYADLPAFMGQLRASESMGRLALEAVILTAARSGEVRLATWGELDLDAATWAIPAERMKAGREHIVPLSSQAVALFRRMQVHRREDSDAALVFPGLKRGRPLSDMTLTKAMRDMGRTETPHGFRSTFRDWVAEQTTWPADLAEAALAHVVSDKTVAAYQRGSMLEKRRDLMAAWADYCDGASGGNVVRLAR; from the coding sequence GTGGGAGAAATTGTGGGAGCGAGCGAAGTGGGCAATCTAACTGCAACGGCGGTAAAGGCAGCAAATGCGCCGGGGCGCTATGGCGATGGGGACGGGCTTTTCCTGCTTGTCGGCAAAGGCGGCGCGAAAAGCTGGATTGTGCGAATCCAGAAAGACGGGCGGCGGCGCGACATTGGACTGGGTAGCGCAAGCAAAGTCCCACTGAAATTGGCGCGGGAACGCGCGGGCGAGGTGCGGGAGCAAATAGAGGTCGGGATCGATCCCGTTGCCGAGCGCGCCAAGGCGGCTGGCATTCCCACATTCCGCGAGGCGGCAAGGCAGGTTCATGCCGAGCACAAGGCAAGCTGGAAAAATGCCAAGCACAAGGCGCAATGGCTATCCACGCTTGAAAGCTATGCCTTTCCAGCGTTCGGGGATCGATTGATTGCCCATGTGGATGCGCCAGCCGTGCGCGATGCCTTGGCGGCAATCTGGCTTGAAAAGCCGGAAACGGCGCGGCGGCTGCGCCAGCGCATTCGCACTGTCATCGATTGGGCGGTGGCCAAGGGCTACCGCGACGCGGCGCTGGCGATGCCCGTAATTGATAAGGCACTGCCCAAGCAGCGCGCCAAGGTGCGCCATCACAAGGCTGTTCCTTATGCCGATCTGCCCGCTTTCATGGGTCAGCTGCGGGCAAGCGAAAGCATGGGGCGGCTGGCGCTTGAAGCGGTTATCCTGACAGCGGCGCGTTCGGGCGAAGTGCGGCTGGCAACATGGGGCGAGTTGGACTTGGACGCTGCCACTTGGGCAATCCCAGCCGAGCGCATGAAGGCGGGGCGGGAGCATATTGTCCCGCTTTCCTCGCAAGCTGTTGCGCTTTTCCGCCGGATGCAGGTGCATCGGCGGGAGGATAGCGACGCTGCGCTGGTGTTCCCCGGCCTGAAACGGGGAAGGCCGCTAAGCGATATGACGCTAACCAAGGCGATGCGCGACATGGGCCGGACGGAAACCCCGCACGGCTTCCGAAGCACGTTCCGCGATTGGGTTGCCGAGCAAACGACATGGCCAGCCGATCTGGCGGAAGCGGCGCTGGCGCACGTAGTGAGCGATAAGACGGTTGCCGCATATCAGCGCGGATCAATGCTGGAAAAGCGGCGGGATTTGATGGCCGCATGGGCTGACTATTGTGACGGGGCGAGCGGCGGCAACGTTGTCCGGCTGGCGCGATGA
- a CDS encoding thermonuclease family protein: MQKSLTLVAALALAGGYSIAEAQVYSGSAVAVDGDTIRIGEERIRLVGIDAPEASQFCERGGVQWQCGADAIALLEALLERGRIECRQIGRDIYQRVLATCSVGRLDLAGEMVGSGLAIVIDESDTLLLDRQDAARGAGLGMWGGTFQNPADFRADKTTQLAVPAPAPAPVARRDATAQPSRTVYYRNCKEARAAGAAPIYRGQPGYRPEMDGDNDGIACEPYRGK, translated from the coding sequence ATGCAAAAATCGCTAACGCTTGTCGCCGCCCTCGCACTGGCAGGCGGCTATTCAATCGCAGAGGCGCAAGTCTATTCGGGAAGCGCCGTTGCCGTGGATGGTGACACAATCCGCATAGGCGAGGAACGTATCCGCCTTGTCGGGATCGATGCGCCTGAGGCAAGCCAGTTTTGCGAAAGGGGCGGTGTCCAATGGCAGTGCGGGGCCGATGCGATTGCCTTGCTCGAAGCCCTTCTGGAACGTGGCCGGATTGAATGCAGGCAGATCGGCAGGGACATTTACCAGCGCGTCCTTGCAACCTGTAGCGTCGGCAGGCTGGACCTGGCCGGGGAGATGGTAGGCAGCGGCTTGGCAATTGTGATCGATGAAAGCGATACGCTTCTGCTAGACCGGCAGGATGCAGCCCGTGGCGCTGGCCTTGGTATGTGGGGCGGAACATTCCAAAATCCGGCCGATTTTCGGGCCGATAAGACAACCCAGCTTGCTGTGCCCGCCCCCGCCCCTGCGCCCGTCGCGCGTCGGGATGCAACAGCCCAGCCCAGCCGCACCGTCTATTACCGCAATTGTAAAGAGGCGCGGGCGGCTGGCGCAGCCCCTATTTATCGTGGCCAGCCGGGTTATCGCCCGGAAATGGATGGCGACAATGACGGGATTGCGTGCGAACCTTATCGCGGCAAGTAG
- a CDS encoding helix-turn-helix transcriptional regulator yields the protein MHNSLPELLTVADFCDRYSIGKSSFYREVNANRLAIRKFGSATRIAREDAEAWAASLPKYDGEAA from the coding sequence ATGCATAATTCCCTTCCCGAACTGCTTACGGTCGCCGATTTCTGTGACCGATACTCTATTGGAAAATCGTCATTCTATCGCGAGGTGAATGCCAACCGGCTGGCCATTCGTAAATTCGGATCGGCGACACGAATTGCCCGCGAGGATGCCGAGGCATGGGCTGCGAGCCTTCCCAAATATGATGGGGAAGCAGCATGA
- the hspQ gene encoding heat shock protein HspQ produces METGHFFSPQAGRKVEAPLNASARFGIGDVVRHKMFDFRGVIFDIDPVFANSEDWYEAIPEDIRPARNQPFYHLLAENEESSYVAYVSQQNLLEDGNGGEVDHPTVRELFDRFDAGRYHLRRSMTH; encoded by the coding sequence ATGGAAACCGGTCACTTCTTTTCCCCGCAGGCGGGCCGCAAGGTCGAAGCACCGCTGAATGCCAGCGCCCGCTTCGGCATCGGCGATGTCGTGCGCCACAAGATGTTCGATTTCCGCGGCGTGATCTTCGACATCGATCCCGTCTTCGCCAATAGCGAGGACTGGTACGAGGCAATTCCAGAAGACATCCGCCCTGCCCGCAACCAGCCGTTCTACCACCTGCTGGCCGAGAACGAGGAAAGCTCTTACGTCGCCTATGTAAGCCAGCAGAACCTGCTGGAAGACGGCAATGGCGGTGAGGTGGACCACCCCACGGTGCGCGAGCTGTTCGATCGCTTCGATGCCGGGCGCTATCACCTGCGCCGGAGCATGACGCACTGA
- a CDS encoding transcriptional coactivator p15/PC4 family protein, protein MSGLPGFTDAPVWELARFDGRLIAGEREFRGKRFFELRLWAGEHGDKPTQKGVTLPTEQVRALADALQSYADRRDAIAPNVPA, encoded by the coding sequence ATGAGCGGCCTTCCCGGATTTACCGACGCGCCCGTGTGGGAACTGGCGAGGTTCGATGGTCGCCTGATAGCCGGGGAGCGCGAATTTCGCGGGAAGCGGTTTTTCGAGCTGCGGCTGTGGGCTGGCGAGCATGGTGACAAGCCGACGCAGAAAGGTGTGACGCTGCCCACGGAACAGGTGCGGGCGTTGGCCGATGCGCTGCAATCCTATGCCGACAGGCGCGATGCTATCGCGCCGAACGTGCCCGCTTAG